One window of the Yamadazyma tenuis chromosome 6, complete sequence genome contains the following:
- a CDS encoding uncharacterized protein (EggNog:ENOG503NV84; COG:T) produces the protein MSTRVFSGEELTVCEQVGKGGFGVVYRGLIKTTNEEVAIKQIDLENDQTDLYEINKEIQIISECRLPQITRFMGCFVKNYKLWVIMEFVNGGSLFELLFPGPVQDEKIISIIAKEILIALEYLHNQGKIHRDLKSQNILLSSSGEVKLTDFGVSTQLSSNFSRRNTTVGTPYWMAPEVILNNNGGHNSKADMWSLGCCLYELFQGKPPLQNQYPPMKALRYISRCIKDEDFAQLIDLDSLQISDNFRDFLSKCFIIDPKERFSASKLLKHKFITKNTTSSVEQQKLVKGLITRKHLWDQENHVLKTQKFYLPTEMVENQQKWATEESEENAETIKFDISTISYSNSSDYPSPKSSTHSSSVSPPSTLDTEVETTRQTTDFSKKKANYQTLTENNSKQKNLVKTVQPELNRILNKVFHKLETRNNLSTEQYDLLVTLNQTIVELFTFSNYDPKSNSSNKILVCQYVKYFLKELTKTENVDNSRLMLQKMIIPSDMKNFSDINETIKLKKKTNDPLDEIESSLFETWINEMKSN, from the coding sequence ATGTCGACAAGAGTGTTTTCGGGAGAAGAGTTGACTGTGTGTGAGCAGGTTGGAAAAGGAGGGTTTGGTGTTGTTTACAGAGGCCTTATAAAAACTACTAACGAAGAGGTTGCAATTAAGCAAATTGACTTAGAGAATGACCAAACCGATTTATATGAAATCAATAAAGAAATTCAAATTATAAGCGAATGTCGGCTTCCTCAAATCACTAGGTTCATGGGGTGTTTTGTGAAGAACTACAAGCTATGGGTGATCATGGAATTTGTTAATGGCGGCTCGTTATTTGAGTTGTTGTTTCCAGGCCCAGTTCAAGACGAGAAAATTATCCTGATaattgccaaagaaatttTGATAGCTTTGGAATACTTGCACAATCAAGGTAAGATTCATAGAGACTTGAAGTCCCAGAACATCTTATTGAGTTCGAGTGGTGAGGTGAAATTGACTGACTTTGGTGTATCTACGCAATTGTCTTCCAATTTCTCCAGAAGAAACACCACTGTTGGTACGCCATATTGGATGGCTCCGGAGGTTATTTTGAATAATAATGGTGGCCACAATAGTAAAGCTGACATGTGGTCATTGGGTTGCTGCTTATATGAATTATTTCAAGGCAAACCACCTttacaaaatcaatatcCGCCAATGAAGGCATTGAGATATATTTCAAGATGTATCAAAGACGAGGATTTTGCGCAGTTGATTGACTTGGATTCCTTACAGATCTCAGATAACTTCAGGGACTTTTTGCTGAAGTGCTTTATTATTGATCCCAAGGAAAGGTTTAGTGCTtccaagcttttgaagcataagttcatcaccaaaaacactACTCTGTcagttgaacaacaaaaacttgtcaAGGGTTTGATCACAAGAAAGCACTTATGGGATCAAGAGAATCATGTTTTGAAAACTCAGAAGTTCTACTTACCAACAGAAATGGTGGAAAATCAGCAGAAGTGGGCCACTGAGGAAAGTGAAGAGAATGCAGAGACAATAAAGTTCGATATCTCCACTATCAGTTACTCTAATAGTAGTGATtatccaagtccaaagtCCAGCACACATAGTTCTTCTGTTTCGCCGCCTTCGACTCTCGATACAGAGGTTGAAACTACCCGTCAAACTACAGATTTTTCCAAGAAAAAAGCCAACTACCAAACCTTAACCGAAAATAACTCCAAACAAAAAAACTTGGTAAAGACCGTTCAGCCTGAACTCAATCGAATCCTCAATAAGGTCTTTCATAAGCTTGAAACCAGGAACAATTTATCCACTGAACAATATGACTTATTGGTCACATTAAATCAGACAATCGTGGAGCTATTTACCTTTTCCAACTATGATCCTAAAAGTAACTCTAGCAACAAAATTCTTGTGTGCCAGTATGTTAAGtactttttgaaagaattgaCGAAAACGGAGAACGTTGATAACTCTAGACTAATGCTTCAAAAAATGATAATACCTTCAGAcatgaaaaatttttcagaCATTAACGAAACCATCAAACTAAAAAAGAAAACTAATGACCCCCTCGACGAGATTGAAAGCAGCCTTTTCGAAACGTGGATTAATGAGATGAAAAGTAATTAG
- the SWD3 gene encoding WD domain protein (EggNog:ENOG503NXHV; BUSCO:EOG092654VM; COG:S), which yields MVESVHNKSIDMEMRSDDDFRLQTPTPRENSTPEVELQMNAKLDDLYIEKHQIVDPDNSSINAVKISPDGKTLAYCTSSGVIRVYNLDGFSPMVELSGHTKGVSDIDYSPINSDILASASDDLTIRIWSISKNKCLKILKKHTYHVTSVNFTQKGNILISGSADETITIWDLSSGKSLKTLAAHSDAISSISLTPDNTIIASGSYDGLMRLFDCETGQCLKTLVYNTSSHGTATASTSDVVNPPISCVEFSPNGKFILSSSLDGVIRLWDYMDNKVMKTFGGEDGNPVCEKFGCPAKFVTTTLDPLVVSGSDAGILMFWNVHSKNIVCNQINMEAPILGIDMYQGGKVLAVCSKKGELKFFEINENRNNLFRFNLAQLKFPKSQKLRSFGVYLAGILFAVGFWSMIDASVYSKTVNASTIHITFVDWIPFICSTIGMMIVNSIEKSNLLNDPNSSSFLSTGSGNAWAARVILFLGFSLLAGGLAGSFMVFILKFLMKKVGFPTLGMGVSNIVCNSCVMFSCIILWLSQNIEDEYSYSLAL from the exons ATGGTTGAATCCGTACACAATAAGCTGATTGATATGGAAATGAGatctgatgatgacttcAGACTACAGACACCTACTCCTAGAGAGAACAGCACTCCCGAAGTTGAGCTCCAAATGAATGCCAAACTAGACGACTTGTACATTGAGAAGCATCAAATAGTTGATCCAGACAACCTGTCAATTAATGCAGTGAAAATATCACCCGATGGGAAAACATTAGCATACTGTACTTCTAGTGGGGTAATAAGAGTATATAATCTTGATGGCTTTTCTCCGATGGTAGAGTTATCAGGGCATACAAAAGGAGTTTCAGATATCGATTATTCACCTATTAACTCAGATATCTTGGCCAGTGCTTCTGATGACTTGACCATTCGTATTTGGTCAATCAGCAAGAATAAGTGTCTCAAGATCCTCAAGAAACACACATATCATGTCACGTCGGTGAACTTCACGCAAAAAGGGAATATACTTATATCGGGCTCAGCTGATGAAACTATCACCATCTGGGATTTGAGCTCAGGAAAAAGCTTAAAGACCTTGGCTGCACATTCAGATGCCATTCTGTCAATAAGCTTAACACCTGATAATACCATAATAGCAAGCGGGTCATACGATGGTCTTATGAGATTATTTGATTGCGAAACTGGTCAGTGTTTGAAGACCTTGGTATATAATACTTCCAGTCATGGGACTGCTACCGCATCTACCAGTGATGTTGTCAATCCTCCCATCTCATGTGTAGAGTTCTCCCCCAACGGGAAGTTTATTCTAAGTTCTAGTTTGGATGGAGTAATCCGATTATGGGATTATATGGACAATAAGGTAATGAAAACGTTTGGCGGAGAAGATGGTAACCCCGTGTGTGAGAAGTTCGGTTGTCCAGCCAAATTCGTCACAACGACGCTAGACccattggtggtgtcgGGATCTGATGCTGGCATCTTAATGTTCTGGAATGTCCATTCGAAAAACATTGTATGCAACCAAATCAATATGGAGGCTCCTATTCTTGGTATAGACATGTACCAAGGTGGAAAAGTCCTTGCTGTTTGTAGCAAAAAGGGCGAGTTAAAATTCTTCGAGATTAATGAAAA CCGTAACAATTTATTCAGATTCAATCTCGCCCAATTGAAGTTTCCAAAGTCCCAAAAATTGAGATCCTTTGGTGTGTACTTGGCTGGGATCTTGTTTGCTGTTGGGTTTTGGTCGATGATTGATGCATCGGTGTATTCCAAAACCGTGAATGCCTCGACCATCCACATTACATTTGTTGATTGGATCCCATTCATCTGTTCAACCATCGGAATGATGATTGTCAACTCGATAGAAAAGTctaacttgttgaatgatCCGAATAGTTCCTCATTTTTATCCACTGGCTCAGGAAATGCTTGGGCTGCACGGGTTATTTTATTTTTAGGATTCTCCTTATTAGCTGGCGGATTAGCAGGATCCTTCATGGTTTTCatattgaagttcttgatgaagaaagtgGGATTTCCTACTTTGGGCATGGGTGTCTCCAACATTGTATGTAACTCTTGTGTGATGTTCAGTTGCATTATTTTGTGGTTATCGCAGAATATCGAAGATGAATATAGCTACAGTTTAGCATTATAA
- the MCK1 gene encoding protein kinase mck1 (EggNog:ENOG503NZHD; COG:G) translates to MQPTISDEYILEVVENSTSASNKMIVKEYNKIGEGAFGTVVEAVLKYHYNQGNGTGDNVNAIHEDWIGPFAIKRVPAQTEYKSRELEILRAVNHPNIIALKYFFERKSSRDGVIYQNLVMECLPSNLQNEIKFYRQSKYTIPYPHMKAYTFQLARAMLYLHGFGISHRDIKPSNILVDPSKVQLKICDFGSAKKLEPNQPSVSYICSRYYRAPELIIGCQVYTTKIDIWGLGCVIAEMFLGKPVFQGKSPELQLKEISKLLGPPTNSFFFKSNPHYRGSMFQTKLFSGTVKERFEQIFSNSPPDAIDLLLKILVYEPDSRASPADVLNHPFFHELKRKSFHVYPRGSNNSISLNLFNFSNYELELLGPLKDELLNSDD, encoded by the coding sequence ATGCAGCCCACGATATCGGATGAGTATATTTTGGAGGTTGTGGAGAATTCCACGTCGGCATCCAATAAAATGATTGTTAAAGAATACAACAAGATTGGTGAAGGTGCCTTCGGTACCGTGGTGGAAGCGGTATTAAAATATCATTACAATCAAGGAAATGGCACTGGCGACAATGTTAATGCCATCCATGAAGATTGGATTGGACCCTTTGCCATCAAGAGAGTTCCCGCTCAAACCGAGTATAAGAGCAGAGAATTAGAGATCTTAAGAGCCGTGAATCATCCTAATATTATTGCATTGAAATACTTTTTTGAACGTAAGAGTTCAAGAGATGGTGTCATCTACcagaacttggtgatggagtGTTTACCTTCCAACTTACAGAATGAAATCAAATTTTACAGACAGTCAAAGTACACTATACCCTATCCTCATATGAAGGCATACACATTTCAATTGGCTAGAGCCATGTTATATTTACATGGGTTTGGGATAAGCCATAGAGACATAAAACCTTCCAACATCTTGGTGGACCCATCCAAGGTACAGTTAAAGATCTGTGATTTTGGAAGTGCCAAAAAATTGGAACCCAATCAACCATCAGTCAGCTATATTTGTTCGAGGTACTATAGAGCCCCTGAATTAATTATTGGATGTCAAGTTTATACTACCAAGATTGATATCTGGGGATTGGGGTGTGTGATTGCCGAGATGTTTTTGGGCAAGCCGGTGTTCCAAGGGAAATCACCGGAGCTCCAATTGAAAGAGATTTCTAAGTTATTAGGACCTCCCACCAATTCATTCTTTTTTAAAAGTAACCCTCATTATAGAGGTTCCATGTTTCAAACCAAGCTTTTTTCTGGAACTGTGAAGGAAAGATTTGAACAGATATTTTCTAATTCTCCACCTGATGCCATAGACTTATTATTAAAGATCTTGGTCTACGAACCAGACTCTAGAGCTTCTCCTGCAGATGTTTTGAACCACCCCTTTTTCCATGAATTGAAACGTAAGTCTTTTCATGTATATCCCAGGGGATCCAACAATTCAATCAGTTTGAACCTATTCAACTTCAGTAACTACGAATTGGAATTATTGGGTCCTTTAAAAGATGAGTTATTGAATTCGGATGATTAA
- a CDS encoding uncharacterized protein (BUSCO:EOG092654QZ; EggNog:ENOG503P6ZR; COG:J), whose translation MTTRRILTPHRSLSNTAKFLVSQTPKNLASPINLDFNGAFKSKKNVSNKIVLWKLYGLFNKHNTHLTMVAVEEDPNFLEKNPDLSYTEQVLYYMQLPHHPKIHVSAGQLGFKKTQRSEYEAAYQVSSRMFKLIEERKLLSPNDRVELVLRNFGKGREAFLAALQGKEGSSVKDHIVRVSDSTKLKFGGTRSKKLRRL comes from the coding sequence ATGACCACTAGAAGGATACTTACTCCTCATAGATCCCTCTCTAACACGGCAAAATTTCTCGTGTCCCAAACCCCAAAAAACCTTGCATCTCCTATAAACCTTGATTTTAATGGTGCTTTtaaatccaagaagaacgTTTCCAACAAGATTGTATTATGGAAATTGTACGGtcttttcaacaaacacAATACCCATTTGACTATGGTGGCggtggaagaagatcccaactttttggaaaagaatCCAGACTTATCGTACACTGAACAAGTGTTGTACTATATGCAATTACCTCATCATCCTAAAATCCACGTATCAGCCGGGCAATTGGGATTCAAAAAGACCCAGAGATCAGAATACGAGGCGGCGTATCAGGTGAGCTCAAgaatgttcaagttgatcgaAGAACGAAAATTATTGAGTCCTAATGATAGGGTTGAATTGGTGTTGAGGAACTTTGGTAAGGGAAGAGAAGCGTTTTTGGCAGCTTTGCAAGGGAAAGAAGGGTCTTCTGTCAAGGACCACATTGTGAGAGTATCAGACTCTACgaaattgaagtttggAGGAACCAGATCGAAGAAGTTGCGTCGTTTATAG
- the RPL25 gene encoding 60S ribosomal protein uL23 (COG:J; BUSCO:EOG092657YR; EggNog:ENOG503P2TQ) — MAPNTKAAAAKKAVLKGTNAKKSLKVRTSTSFRLPKTLKLARSPKYVRKAVPHYNRLDAYKIIVSPIASETAMKKVEDGNTLVFQVDLKANKHQIKQAVKELYEVDVDHINTLVRPNGTKKAYIRLTADHDALDIANKIGYI, encoded by the exons ATGGCTCCAA ACACTAAAGCTGCCGCCGCTAAGAAGGCCGTGTTGAAAGGTACTAATGCCAAGAAGTCGTTGAAGGTCAGAACCAGCACTTCTTTCAGATTGCCAAAgaccttgaagttggctAGATCTCCAAAATACGTCAGAAAGGCTGTTCCACACTACAACAGATTGGACGCTTACAAGATCATTGTCTCCCCAATCGCTTCTGAAACCGCCATGAAGAAGGTTGAAGATGGTAACACCTtggttttccaagttgaccTCAAAGCCAACAAgcaccaaatcaaacaagCTGTTAAAGAATTATACGAAGTGGATGTTGACCACATTAACACTTTGGTCAGACCAAACGGTACCAAGAAGGCTTACATCAGATTAACTGCTGACCACGATGCTTTAGACATTGCCAACAAAATCGGTTATATTTAA
- the GPP1 gene encoding DL-glycerol-3-phosphatase (COG:S; EggNog:ENOG503NV7R): MTIQNQPAIFYVNAALFDCDGTLVNSTGAISEFWRDFGKTRPHVNPDEIIRTSHGCRTFDVIAKWSPEDANVAQVTAWEGAIPDSFGQYAKPIPGAVELVKSFDDFSKQQTADGKQRWAIVTSGTLPLATKWLKLMSITQPDCFITAEKVTKGKPHPQGYQNARNTLGFEDAAAKVVVFEDAPAGITAGKGAGAMIVGICSTYDPEKVRKSGADIVVDDLSSFKIDSYNPATNEFKVVVSEYHYANEEYLQEVA, from the coding sequence ATGaccattcaaaatcaacccGCTATTTTTTACGTTAATGCTGCTCTCTTCGACTGCGATGGTACTTTAGTTAATTCGACCGGTGCTATCTCTGAGTTCTGGAGGGATTTCGGAAAAACTAGACCACATGTCAACCCTGATGAGATTATCAGAACAAGTCACGGTTGCAGAACCTTCGATGTCATTGCCAAGTGGTCTCCAGAAGATGCTAATGTTGCCCAGGTTACTGCTTGGGAAGGTGCTATCCCAGATTCTTTTGGTCAATACGCTAAACCCATTCCTGGTGCTGTTGAATTAGTCAAGTCTTTTGACGATTTCTCCAAACAGCAGACCGCTGATGGAAAGCAAAGATGGGCCATCGTCACGTCAGGAACTTTACCTTTAGCCACTAAatggttgaagttgatgtcCATTACACAACCAGACTGCTTCATTACTGCCGAAAAAGTCACCAAGGGAAAACCTCACCCTCAAGGATACCAAAATGCCAGAAACACCTTGGGATTCGAAGATGCTGCTGccaaggtggtggtgtttgaagatgctCCAGCCGGTATCACAGCCGGTAAGGGAGCTGGTGCCATGATTGTTGGTATCTGTTCCACCTACGATCCAGAAAAGGTGAGAAAATCAGGTGCTGACATTGTGGTGGATGACTTGTCGTCGTTCAAGATCGACAGTTACAACCCAGCCACTAACGAATTCAAGGTGGTTGTATCTGAATATCATTATGCCAACGAGGAATACTTGCAAGAGGTTGCTTAA
- the UTP8 gene encoding U3 snoRNP protein (EggNog:ENOG503NXW4; COG:S), which translates to MSFVDFYPILTLPRVSDLPLHSRVIVSPLSSITETNINIAISKSNISSYILYPSPRLVWSYPISPSSVVECMDVKDDSYMIGITDRKTFKLLSLNKGSEESNSIKLKHRIANIKFEEFVWVVLGNGDVLKIDPASLEVIETISNDEQGTHVFSNLDKHILVVTKVSDQLSYKLIHNGVVTHYEAYTDSLFEFNDKHIYRFNKSTKTIEKVDLTFKVQYSVDLSHLLAEGPFSLSVPSEDRVVISDNIKMHLVNLKYESKLAEFQFDDNCDHEILTSIKVKGNSLNTTDTRLFYLKLNSKKNKLNLNLLNLNIEVNTLLANLNKGFKPNENREILQLTNLIDEVYEIKKDTAVHKLVTLYGKDLSKFEIQAIRYLKDQEVKPSHYYSFDSEDKPVDPQAIEKFVSLIFSKENDTLTIKGKVPKFILYYLLSHKLYPSQYTKGLLRLLLSTGNLRLLKQSITFTPGIDVSDLVEVLIYSDNSTVTNDILVRLNDYKVEEVIEMFKTKLSEGENVNGLIKNLIELNNFNSFKLLKNLIDLNGLVSSMRTEVIRKLTELVNYKIRLVELNSLNLNLVNNRIKLADTRVPKYSFEPLES; encoded by the coding sequence ATGTCATTTGTAGACTTCTATCCTATTCTCACGTTGCCTCGTGTGAGTGACTTGCCATTGCACTCACGTGTCATTGTGTCACCCCTCAGCAGTATCACCGAAACGAACATCAACATTGCtatttccaaatccaacatcTCCTCCTACATCTTATATCCATCTCCAAGATTGGTTTGGTCATATCCGATTTCTCCTTCAAGTGTCGTTGAATGTATGGACGTCAAGGATGATCTGTATATGATTGGAATCACCGACAGAAAGacattcaagttgttgagcttgaacaaAGGATCTGAAGAAAGTAACAGCATCAAACTCAAGCATCGCATTGCCAATATTaaatttgaagagtttgtATGGGTTGTGTTGGGAAACGGCGATGTTCTCAAGATAGATCCCGCTTCCTTGGAAGTGATAGAAACAATCTCCAACGATGAACAGGGCACTCACGTATTTTCAAACCTCGATAAGCACATTCTAGTTGTAACTAAGGTTTCTGATCAATTAAGTTATAAGCTTATTCACAATGGAGTTGTCACCCACTACGAAGCCTACACCGACAGCTTGTTCGAATTCAATGACAAGCACATCTACAGATTTAACAAAAGCACCAAAACTATAGAGAAAGTCGACCTCACTTTCAAAGTGCAATACTCAGTTGACTTGTCCCACCTCTTGGCAGAAGGCCCATTTTCATTGCTGGTGCCGAGTGAAGACAGAGTGGTTATTTCCGATAACATCAAGATGcatttggtcaatttgaaaTATGAAAGTAAACTAGCCGAATTTCAATTTGATGATAACTGTGATCATGAAATTTTGACATCCATTAAAGTCAAAGGGAACTCTCTCAACACAACAGACACCCGTCTTTTCTATTTGAAATTgaattccaaaaagaacaagttgaacttgaacttaCTCAATCTTAACATCGAAGTTAATACGCTATTGGCGAACTTAAATAAAGGGTTTAAGCCAAATGAAAACCGTGAGATTTTgcaattgaccaatttaATCGATGAGGTCTACGAAATCAAAAAAGACACAGCCGTTCATAAGCTTGTCACCTTATACGGAAAGGATTTGTCAAAGTTCGAGATTCAAGCCATCAGGTATTTAAAGGACCAGGAAGTCAAACCATCCCATTACTATAGTTTTGATTCCGAAGACAAACCAGTCGATCCCCAAGCTATCGAGAAGTTTGTCAGTCTaatcttttccaaagaaaatgataCACTCACGATCAAGGGCAAGGTTCCCAAATTCATCTTGTACTATTTATTGAGCCACAAGCTTTATCCTTCTCAGTACACCAAGGGCCTCTTGAGGTTATTATTGTCTACTGGAAACTTAAGACTTTTGAAACAAAGTATAACCTTTACTCCAGGAATCGATGTGTCTGATCTTGTGGAGGTCCTTATTTACAGCGACAACAGCACAGTGACGAATGACATTTTAGTAAGGCTCAATGATTATAAAGTGGAAGAAGTCATTGAGATGTTCAAGACCAAGTTGAGTGAAGGTGAGAATGTGAATGGTcttatcaagaacttgattgaattgaacaatttcaacagtttcaagttgttgaaaaacctCATTGATTTGAATGGACTTGTATCCAGTATGAGGACCGAAGTGATCCGTAAATTAACAGAGTTGGTTAATTACAAGATTCGGCTAGTTGAgttgaattctttgaaCTTAAACTTGGTGAATAACCGCATCAAGTTGGCCGATACTCGGGTGCCCAAATATTCGTTTGAACCACTTGAGAGCTGA
- the MZM1 gene encoding Mitochondrial zinc maintenance protein 1, mitochondrial (COG:C; EggNog:ENOG503P7DE), with amino-acid sequence MKNPALQAYRTALRATAQAFKGDLEIKLAARSKIREGMHQHQTLQSPQRDEEIDKLNEVSMFLKKNIVQGQKQDDGKYLLNFTKETELGDNDSIKQSKQDMGSLAGKKGANIKKCS; translated from the coding sequence aTGAAAAATCCAGCACTACAAGCATACAGAACGGCTTTGCGGGCGACGGCCCAGGCCTTCAAAGGAGACCTAGAGATTAAACTAGCTGCTCGTCTGAAAATCAGGGAAGGAATgcaccagcaccaaacGTTACAGTCTCCTCAGAGAGACGAAGAAATCGACAAGCTCAACGAGGTTAGCATGTTTCTCAAGAAAAACATTGTTCAAGGACAAAAACAGGATGACGGTAAGTActtattgaacttcacgAAAGAGACCGAGTTGGGAGACAACGACAGCATAAAGCAGAGCAAACAGGATATGGGTAGTTTAGCAGGAAAGAAAGGAgccaacatcaagaagtGTTCCTAG
- the DIA2 gene encoding DNA-binding SCF ubiquitin ligase subunit dia2 (COG:S; EggNog:ENOG503NWP3), with the protein MNEDLVNDKIELAKLYFKSKSYKKALSTYTQLVEHIATYTPANVARVLRAYNLPETPLIGKPHHPRLSSILDARAATYEKLGDVSQSLADSQSSLKVNPLDLKAYLRIGKNYLKMGDEIKAFRNYQCGHYLVSKFLQKHTDYSINRDLLGKLEQAYSKLNSHLKRKRQLQTQLEKQLPLKKAKKSIDPFDRLELDVLETIFGHLNVANLFSCHLVCKSWYNTLISFVQLYQSISLKPKIKYKEFLNGVNMFNRLKKYSLSWKINQTSLPEFWKIIDSMIKHNFKLKSLEVFNEFNYYDLLLKLDKYGFKFHFKYVENLKLILSACPPSQLMNLFPNLRSMEIILMESQASPPLIIDNKNAFKKLISQEVELESCLEILVLINKNSISNYPPFLSHTVNLRKLIISNFEFNNIQHNFGSFLSNCSNLKYLTLENNRNLSFKIFLQNLINYRSDFKLLKLVFREHAIDSSSNLAEFTISDFHNLSELIYLDLYSISLSNNGLKKFLTCCPLLETLILGASNFIYFKNDSINQFIKLNLLDLLMVLPCLRNLSLIDLNLDNLSMSYFCKDLQKFQTQLDYLDLSFNNKVDGIGLLSLLDYDMKLKQLILDGIQVNADTLSLIQSRYGITVKNDHLKSKWRQYGINSFILP; encoded by the coding sequence ATGAATGAAGACCTTGTAAACGATAAAATAGAGCTTGCAAAATTGTACTTTAAGTCCAAGAGTTACAAGAAGGCCCTTTCTACATACACccaactcgttgaacaCATCGCCACATATACTCCCGCCAATGTGGCTCGTGTGCTACGAGCGTATAATCTTCCAGAGACTCCATTGATAGGAAAACCCCATCACCCCAGACTCTCGTCCATTCTTGATGCTAGGGCTGCGACGTACGAAAAGCTTGGGGATGTGTCACAATCCTTAGCCGATAGCCAAAGTTCATTAAAAGTGAATCCACTCGACTTGAAAGCTTACTTGCGGATCGGTAAGAACTATCTTAAGATGGGCGACGAGATAAAAGCATTCAGAAACTACCAATGTGGGCATTATCTCGTGTCAAAATTCTTACAGAAACATACAGATTATTCCATCAACCGGGACCTTTTGGGAAAGTTAGAACAAGCGTACTCGAAGCTCAATTCCCACTTGAAGAGAAAAAGACAACTCCAAACCCAACTAGAAAAACAATTGCCGTTGAAAAAGGCGAAGAAGTCCATCGACCCGTTTGACCGTTTGGAGTTGGATGTGTTGGAAACAATCTTTGGTCATTTGAACGTGGCCAATTTGTTTTCTTGCCACTTGGTATGTAAAAGCTGGTATAACACCTTGATTTCGTTCGTTCAGTTGTACCAATCGATTTCCCTAAAACCTAAAATCAAGTATAAAGAGTTTCTCAATGGGGTAAATATGTTCAATcgcttgaagaagtactCGCTTAGTTGGAAGATCAACCAAACTTCACTCCCggagttttggaagattaTTGACAGCATGATTAAGCACAACTTCAAGctcaagtctttggaagTATTCAACGAGTTTAATTACTATGATCTTTTGCTTAAACTTGATAAGTACGGCTTCAAATTTCACTTCAAATATgtggaaaacttgaagcTAATCTTGAGTGCTTGTCCACCTTCTCAATTGATGAATTTATTTCCTAACTTGAGAAGCATGGAAATTATATTGATGGAGAGTCAGGCGTCTCCTCCATTAATTATCGATAACAAAAATGCTTTCAAAAAACTCATATCTCAGGAGGTAGAGTTAGAATCATGTTTGGAAATCTTGGTGCTTATTAACAAAAACTCTATCCTGAACTATCCTCCATTTCTTTCACACACCGTCAACTTGAGGAAGCTCATAATTTCAAACtttgaattcaacaatattcAGCACAACTTTGGCCTGTTCCTTTCGAATTGTTCTAACTTAAAGTATCTTACTTTAGAGAACAACAGAAATTTgtctttcaagatcttccTCCAAAATCTAATCAACTACAGATCAGATTTCAAACTACTCAAGTTAGTGTTTCGGGAGCATGCAATAGACAGTTCGTCGAATTTAGCTGAGTTCACTATTTCAGACTTCCACAACCTCAGTGAACTCATCtacttggacttgtacTCCATTTCCTTGTCCAATAATggcttgaagaagtttcttACGTGCTGCCCTCTCCTCGAAACGTTGATACTTGGTGCTTCTAACTTCATCTATTTCAAGAATGATTCTATCAACCAATTTATCAAATTGAATCTTCTCGATTTACTAATGGTCTTGCCTTGTCTCAGAAACTTATCGTTAATCGACCTAAACCTAGATAACTTGTCAATGAGTTATTTTTGTAAAGATTTGCAGAAGTTCCAAACTCAACTAGattacttggacttgagtTTTAACAATAaggttgatggaattggCCTTCTAAGTCTATTAGATTACGAcatgaaattgaaacaattgattCTTGATGGAATTCAAGTCAATGCAGACACTTTGAGCTTGATACAATCACGATACGGAATCACCGTTAAAAATGACCATTTGAAGCTGAAATGGCGGCAATACGGTATAAATTCTTTTATTCTTCCCTAA